A stretch of the Acyrthosiphon pisum isolate AL4f chromosome A2, pea_aphid_22Mar2018_4r6ur, whole genome shotgun sequence genome encodes the following:
- the LOC100167963 gene encoding dnaJ homolog subfamily C member 13 isoform X1, which produces MISRSLKDDNMLPIPNNTDVVCYFVTKHSWRGKYKRIFSVGTHGITTYNPNSLEITNRYSYNQIISIQVDPQNAGGFVLSVRDKNKLDKFKFSTDFRSNLLTDALKFRHQFSERGQEEIYNYEALKYHWSDTRLPVTINVTPISIDQLDTATAQVLASYRYKDIEAIQHVEDIPGGFVIISRPYGRMHLFISSNREEIFQKVKERAMIYLQIPIEFFRHSITHDDFLAKRLGRYSSDEHVTSVCEFQVKKIGVPRHQECPQRRLLCLSEVCLLERDPQTYTVVTLRPLSSVFALIRDPVDAQQFCIEYADSSCRSYTATNRDSLLATLLDSVRSSGNHHIHVKLSPTPRDKRLIPFNVSPDQEIESNHLKCIKEPPPRKSFAEVLDRFNANIEYSGLIHSVSEDKLFTENKEKLIVMALTSIIAHQGDQNEIAVHELEAQFHALRRLFATKAGFSTFIMLPELKDKLGRKVTRALKRDHEAITHAALDMICTLMQPMHRDSDIRQEQLNKASLLATSSFLESLLDMWVEHIKRGTGALVVSAMLDILTFALCVPYSETTDGTHFDTLLALVAKRGRYLFQLFQHPSLTVVKGAGLVMRAIIEEGDAEISGRMQELALAEAALPSHLLTALFTRDDNRRMLVHRQLSRHLVGLWVTNNTIAMDLLTRLMPSGLIRFLESSESVEMDENEDHLITRDNLKLAQDHAAKNQRNPHLVALERKLRTLEKEVEIALGHWGASLGLERKEDKLQVRPIVLRRRRERIKSQANWKLFYYKFNKNHTSPSLLWNHQTREELHDALKKEIQAFNSDRQLTTNSLIAWNHDEFEVQYPSLQDEVCIDGYYLRLLLDGSIDFAIKNPFRFFYDLYHRFLLALKIEMKCLCLQAMTVIYGQYFEEIGPFTDTKYILVKLEKTVEKLERDRLLLFLNKLVLNKQNVKDIIESKGVTVLVDLLTLAHLHTTRAVVPTQSNLIEAGQDMLLDNEKQWYYGLGNGDKSNGPITFQEMKDLYKEGILKPMSKCWTPGLEGWKPLFKLSQFKWTVLAKDQSYMNESDLASLILSMLIKMCQYYPSRDNDGAIIWPIARIRRALTDSLHLPHVVQLLLTFDPILVEKVAYLLCEIASDNPNAAKLYMTGVFFFLLMYTGSNILPIAKFLRLTHTCQAFRNEEVQSGELMQRSVLGPLLPEAMVFYLENHGPEKFAQIFLGEFDTPEAIWNAEMRRMLIEKIACHIADFTPKLRGNNRAYYQYCAIPVVRYPQLQSELFCNIFYLRHLCDVQRFPDWPINDPITLLKDVLEAWKNEVEKKPPVMSIDDAYMSLGLERGHHYDEATTRKAYYKLAQANHPDKNPKGREIFVAANRAYDFLCSRSLWVHDGPNPNNILLILQTQSILFHRYSKDLEPYKYAGYKQLVQTIRLEASDEQLFSKGNMLLAAASELTYHTVNCSALNAEELNREQGFIDLLGAYSRCVSVLNKSSTQTEMSVSVCTYCTLCFKVASQFPMCRDTFSQMPQLVNDITRILYFKNLPKLHCDAVDCISAMASDSNLQMSFLQKGALWHLLTYMFSYDYTLEECGVERSEEANNQEVLNRLSKLSVKACARLGGYYEGDLSTPENLVAKSLFEKLLTPYVAEQLSEENPHQLLKTLGSNCETPYMVWDNSTRAELSDFLDTMCNQKESVNLEAIGLTFSSHRNELIVGNIFIRVFNEQPQYTIKNPKAFLLDLLEYIKANNPLNNILDEKRVNSFIMVLNALNNLILNNPGLEVSCIGYFDLLFSLLRVETIRIVQHCALNIILTVTKNNECITDIANSGVVIYVLLCLYSTPSDQMIILDILITLSTSSTIVKDILNKGGHLFAVDLLCNGDNESGLRDKSAMFLSRLMTEKLSGPRLRLALAQILPLAIVDTMRDLPSSTVRLLDNDQENPELVWNEKSRTHIFGNVNKISREHYIALRQNPKGVIKLPDTSIVLSSPTNETVVAGVYLRLFNNNPGWNVRRPKEFLSELLDTCISSMTKEKNDKLEIITTSIVKLLEAQPHLSDQVPALGHIPRLCFQLSLLSNPDVPKSVLMILHQLSLNEICVGCISQTECIGPMKKAMQENSNLIYVTSETLSRMFAAKKDYLVKQALDTDLISYLVGLLDGRLDGVNGSARAKAQIVKALKTMSSSLSYGSLVQAQLDKLPAWSAYKDQNHDLFISSAPSMPYLMGVQSVGGYLTEGRSNSTTSNVPPPLIKKDYSPY; this is translated from the exons atgatctcaAGAAGTCTAAAAG ATGATAACATGTTACCCATTCCAAATAACACAGATGTTGTTTGTTACTTTGTAACGAAACACTCTTGGAGGGGCAA atataaaagaatatttagtGTTGGTACTCATGGTATTACAACATATAATCCAAATAGCTTAGAAATAACCAACCGATACTCATATAAccaaataatatctatacaagTGGATCCACAAAATGCAGGTGGTTTTGTGTTATCTGTTCGAGACAAAAATAaacttgataaatttaaattttcaactgatTTTCGTTCAAACTTATTAACTGATGCTCTCAAGTTTAGACATCAATTTTCTGAACGTGGTCAAGAAGAAATATAT aattatgaAGCTCTGAAGTATCATTGGTCTGATACTCGACTTCCAGTAACTATAAATGTCACTCCTATTTCTATTGATCAATTAGATACTGCAACTGCTCAAGTTCTTGCTAGTTATCGATACAAGGACATAGAAGCTATTCAGCATGTTGAAGATATCCCAGGTggttttgttattatatcacGGCCTTATGGAAGAATG CATTTATTCATCAGCTCAAATAGAgaagaaatatttcaaaaagtcaAGGAAAGAGCTATGATATACTTACAAATACCTATAGAATTTTTTCGACACAGTATTACACATGACGATTTTTTGGCCAAAAGACTTGGGCGATATAGTTCAGATGAACATGTTACATCTGTTTGTGAgtttcaagtaaaaaaaattggtgttccTAGACATCAAGAATGTCCTCAACGGAGATTACTTTGCTTAAGTGAAGTTTGTTTACTGGAGAGAGATCCTCAAACATATACGGTTGTCACATTAAGGCCATTGTCATCTGTGTTTGCTTTAATACGAGATCCAGTTGATGCGCAACAGTTCTGTATTGAGTATGCAGATTCATCATGTCGTTCATACACTGCTACCAATAG AGATTCCCTCCTGGCTACTTTATTAGATAGTGTAAGGTCATCTGGAAATCATCATATACATGTAAAACTTTCTCCTACTCCTCGAGATAAAAGACTTATACCTTTTAATGTATCACCTGATCAAGAG attGAATCTAACCATTTAAAGTGTATTAAAGAACCTCCACCGAGAAAGTCATTTGCTGAAGTTTTGGATAGATTTAATGCTAATATTGAGTACAGTGGCTTAATTCATTCTGTTTCTGAAGAT aaactatttactgaaaataaagaaaaattaatagtcATGGCTCTTACGTCAATAATTGCTCATCAAGGTGATCAGAATGAGATTGCTGTTCATGAACTAGAGGCGCAATTTCATGCTTTGAGAAGATTATTTGCTACTAAAGCGGGCTTTTCTACTTTTATCATGTTACCAGA GCTTAAAGACAAACTTGGAAGAAAAGTGACTCGAGCATTAAAAAGGGATCATGAAGCTATAACTCATGCTGCTTTAGATATGATATGTACTCTCATGCAACCTATGCATCGTGACAGTGACATACGACAAGAGCAGCTTAATAAAGCATCCCTTTTGGCTACCTCTAGTTTTTTAGAATCATTGCTCGATATGTGGGTGGAACATATA aaaCGTGGAACAGGTGCGTTAGTGGTATCTGCTATGTTGGATATTCTTACTTTTGCACTTTGTGTTCCCTATAGTGAAACAACTGATGGTACACATTTTGATACATTATTAGCATTGGTGGCAAAACGGGGAAGATATTTATTTCAACTTTTTCAg catCCATCATTAACTGTGGTAAAGGGCGCAGGATTAGTTATGAGAGCAATAATAGAAGAAGGTGATGCTGAAATATCTGGAAGAATGCAAGAATTAGCATTAGCTGAAGCAGCATTACCTAGTCATTTATTAACAGCGTTGTTTACTCGTGATGATAATAGACGTATGCTTGTACATAGACAGCTTTCTAGGCACTTGGTTGGATTGTGGGTCACTAATAATACTATTGCTATGGACTTATTAACCCGATTAATG ccaTCCGGGTTAATTAGGTTTTTGGAATCAAGCGAGTCTGTAGAAATGGATGAAAACGAGGATCATTTAATTACTAGAGATAATCTGAAACTTGCTCAAGATCATGCAGCAAAAAATCAACGAAATCCACACTTGGTAGCGTTAGAAAGAAAACTTCGCACATTAGAGAAAGAAGTAGAAATTGCTTTGGGTCACTGGGGAGCATCATTAGGCTTAGAAAGAAAAGAAGACAAATTACAAGTCCGTCCAATTGTATTAAGAAGACGCAGAGAAAGAATTAAAAGTCAAGcaaattggaaattattttattacaagttCAATAAAAACCACACTTCTCCTAGTCTGTTATGGAATCATCAG ACCCGAGAAGAACTCCATGATGCTTTGAAAAAAGAAATACAAGCATTTAATTCAGATCGCCAACTTACTACAAATAGTTTAATTGCTTGGAATCATGATGAATTTGAGGTCCAATACCCTAGTTTACAAGATGAAGTTTGTATTGATGGTTACTACTTGAGATTACTTTTAGATGGAAGTATAgattttgcaataaaaaatcc ATTccgatttttttatgatttataccatcgatttttattagctttaaaaatagaaatgaaATGTTTGTGTCTTCAAGCAATGACTGTGATTTATGGACAATATTTTGAGGAAATAGGACCATTTAcggatacaaaatatattctagtaaaattagaaaaa accgTTGAAAAACTTGAAAGAGACAGGTTGCTCTTATTCCTGAACAAACTGGTACTAAATAAACAGAATGTTAAGGATATAATTGAATCAAAAGGTGTAACTGTTCTTGTCGATTTGCTAACATTGGCACATTTACATACAACAAGAGCTGTTGTTCCTACACAATCAAACTTGATAGAGGCTGGCCAAGATATGTTACTTGATAATGAAAAACAGTGGTATTATGGACTTGGAAATGGTGATAAATCCAATGGTCCTATTACTTTTCAAGAG atGAAAGATTTATACAAAGAAGGTATCTTAAAACCTATGTCAAAATGTTGGACTCCTGGACTAGAGGGATGGAAACCTCTTTTTAAGTTAAGTCAGTTCAAATGGACAGTACTGGCAAAGGATCAAAGTTATATGAATGAAAGTGATCTAGCCTCTCTTATACTTtctatgttgataaaaatgtgtCAATATTATCCCAGCag aGATAATGATGGAGCGATTATTTGGCCAATTGCACGTATCAGGAGAGCTTTAACTGATTCTCTTCATCTGCCTCATGTGGTTCAACTTCTTTTAACATTTGATCCTATTCTGGTTGAAAAAGTTGCATATTTATTATGTGAAATTGCATCAGACAACCCAAATGCGGCTAAGTTGTACATGACTGGAGTGTTCTTCTTTTTGCTGATGTATACAGGTTCAAACATCTTGCCGATTGCTAAATTTTTAAGGCTTACTCATACTTGTCAAGCTTTTCGAAATGaagaa gtGCAAAGTGGAGAACTTATGCAAAGAAGTGTACTTGGACCTTTACTGCCAGAAGCAATGGTCTTTTATTTGGAAAACCATGGCCCTGAAAAATTTGCTCAAATATTTTTAGGAGAATTTGATACTCCAGAAGCTATTTGGAACGCTGAAATGAGACGAATGTTGATTGAAAAAATTGCATGTCATATTGCTGATTTTACACCCAAACTCCGTGGAAATAATAGAGCATACTACCAATATTGTGCTATACCAGTTGTGCGTTACCCACAGCTGCAATcagaattattttgtaatatattctatttaagGCATTTGTGTGATGTTCAAAGGTTTCCAGATTGGCCAATTAATGATCCA aTAACACTTTTGAAAGATGTACTAGAAGCTTGGAAAAATGAAGTTGAAAAAAAGCCACCTGTCATGTCAATAGATGATGCATATATGTCTTTAGGCTTAGAACGAGGACATCATTATGATGAAGCCACTACTAGAAAAGCCTATTATAAACTTGCCCAAGCTAATCACCCTGATAAAAACCCTAAAGGGCGG GAAATATTTGTTGCGGCAAATAGGGCATATGATTTTCTTTGCAGTAGAAGTCTATGGGTACATGATGGTCCCAAtcctaataatattcttttgatACTTCAAACCCAAAGCATTTTATTCCACCGTTATTCTAAAG aCCTTGAACCTTATAAGTATGCTGGATACAAACAATTAGTTCAGACCATCAGGTTAGAAGCAAGTGATGAACAGTTGTTTTCTAAAGGTAACATGCTACTTGCCGCTGCTAGTGAACTTACATACCATACAGTCAATTGTTCAGCATTGAATGCAGAGGAGCTCAATCGAGAACAAGGATTTATT GATTTACTTGGAGCTTACTCTAGATGTGTATCTGTATTAAACAAATCATCAACACAGACAGAAATGTCAGTATCAGTTTGTACATACTGCACTCTTTGTTTTAAAGTCGCATCTCAATTTCCTATGTGCCGAGATACATTCTCTCAAATGCCTCAGCTAGTAAATGATATCACtagaatattgtatttcaag AACTTGCCAAAATTACACTGTGATGCTGTGGATTGTATTTCTGCAATGGCGTCTGATTCAAATCTTCAAATGAGTTTTCTACAAAAAGGCGCACTTTGGCATTTATTAACATACATGTTCTCATATGATTATACATTAGAAGAATGTGGAGTTGAACGGTCTGAAGAGGCTAATAATCAA gaaGTCCTTAATAGATTATCTAAGTTATCAGTAAAAGCATGTGCTAGATTAGGTGGTTATTATGAAGGTGATTTATCTACTCCTGAAAACTTAGTGGCAAAATCTCTGTTCGAAAAATTACTGACTCCTTATGTTGCAGAACAGCTGTCAGAAGAGAATCCGCatcaa ttACTAAAAACACTTGGCAGCAATTGTGAAACACCTTACATGGTTTGGGATAATAGTACAAGAGCTGAACTAAGTGATTTTCTGGATACCATGTGCAATCAGAAAGAATCTGTTAACTTAGAAGCAATTGGATTAACATTTTCTAGTCATAGAAATGAATTAATTgttggaaatatatttataagagttTTTAATGAACAACCTCAATACACAATCAAA aatCCTAAAGCATTCTTGTTGGATCTCTTAGAATACATAAAAGCCAATAAtccactgaataatattttagatgaaaAACGGGTTAACAGTTTTATAATGGTGTTGAAcgcacttaataatttaattttaaacaatcctG gtCTTGAAGTGAGTTGTATAGGTTACTTTGATTTACTCTTCAGTTTATTACGTGTTGAAACTATTAGAATAGTACAGCATTGTGCTCTGAACATAATTTTAACAGtgactaaaaataatgaatgtatcACAGATATTGCTAATTCTGGAGtagttatttatgttttactttGTTTGTACTCAACACCATCAGACCAAATGATCATCCTAGATATTCTTATTACATTATCAACATCCTCAACAATTGTAAAAGATATACTTAATAAAGGAGGACATTTGTTTGCTGTTGATTTATTATGTAATGGTGATAATGAATCTGGTCTAAGAGATAAAAGTGCAATGTTTTTGAGCCGTTTGATGACTGAAAAATTAAGTGGACCAAGATTGCGTTTAGCATTGGCACAGATTTTACCATTAGCAATTGTGGATACTATGAGGGATTTACCATCGTCTACTGTTAGACTTTTAGATAATGATCAGGAAAATCCTGAACTTGTCTGGAATGAAAAATCAAGAACTCATATTTTTGGAAATGTGAACAAAATATCTAGAGA GCATTACATAGCTCTTCGGCAAAATCCTAAAGGTGTTATCAAATTACCAGACACCAGTATAGTTTTATCATCACCTACAAATGAGACTGTTGTTGCTGGAGTctatttaagattatttaataacaaccctGGTTGGAATGTTAGGAGACCAAAAGAATTTTTATCAGAACTTTTAGACACATGTATTAGTTCTATGACAAAAGAAAAG aatGATAAGTTAGAAATAATAACAACGtctattgttaaattattagaaGCACAACCTCATCTCAGTGACCAAGTTCCAGCATTAGGTCACATTCCTCGTCTTTGTTTTCAATTATCATTGCTATCCAATCCTGATGTACCAAAATCGGTGCTTATGATATTGCATCAATTGTCACTTAATGAG atATGTGTTGGATGCATATCGCAAACTGAGTGCATTGGTCCAATGAAAAAAGCAATGCAAGAAAATTCCAACTTAATTTATGTCACATCTGAAACACTCAGTCGAATGTTTGCAGCAAAAAAAGATTACCTTGTAAAACAG gcaTTAGATACAgacttaatatcatatttagttGGATTGCTTGATGGTCGGTTAGATGGAGTCAATGGAAGTGCCAGAGCTAAAGCACAGATTGTGAAAGCATTGAAAACAATGTCTTCAAGTTTGTCATATGGTAGTTTAGTCCAAGCACAACTGGATAAGCTTCCTGCATGGTCTGCTTACAAAGATCAAAATCACGATCTATTCATTTCAAGTGCACCTTCAATGCCTTATTTAATGG gtGTGCAAAGTGTTGGTGGCTACTTAACAGAGGGTCGTTCAAACTCTACTACAAGTAATGTACCTCCACCGTTGATTAAAAAAGACTATTCTCCATATTAg